CACGACTCCCTCATACAACGCTCAGACATGGCAGGGAACGCTAATGCTCTGGATGTGTGTCCTGATTGCCGTCTTTATCAACACTGTCGTCAGCTCCATGCTTCCCAAGCTGGAGGGAATGATCCTCATTCTGCACATCATTGGCTTCTTTGCCGTTCTTATTACTCTGGTCACTTTCGGTGCGCACGGCGATGCGAAGAGTGTCTTCCTCGAGTTCCGAAACGAAGGCATGTGGCCTACTCAGGGTCTGTCATGGTTCGTCGGTCTGCTCGGTTGTGTCTTTTCATTTGCTGGTAAGCTTCAGTAACCGCTCTGACATCTTTCACACAAGTTCTAACACTGTCTAGGTGTCGACTGCTCTTTCCACGTAAGATTTCCTGTTCCAGCATCCAATCGGACACTGGTATCGACCAACATTCGGAAGTTGATGGTTACTAACTCAAGTAAATAGATGTGTGAGGAAGTCAGAAACCCTTCTGTGGCTGTTCCCCGATCCATTATGACCAGTGTCTGCATCAACGGCGCTATGGGCCTTGCTATGATCATTGCCATGCTCTATGGTGCTACTGATATCGACAAAGCCATCAACTCCCCGACTGGCTACCCTTACATCGAGATCTTTTATCAGGCGACCGGCTCCAAGACTGGTACCGCCGTCATGACATCCTTGATTATCGTCATGACTCTATCTGCTATTGTCGGTGtcatcgccgcctcctctCGCATGTTCTGGGCCTTTGCTCGAGACCGTGGTGTGCCTTTCTGGTCCACTGTCTCCAAGGTGAGTTCCGTTTACCCGTTCGGACATTCTCAAGACTCACCGCCACCAGGTTGATCCTCGAACCAACGTCCCTGTTTGGGCCATCACTGTCACCAGTGTCATCTCGTGCCTCATCGGTCTCATCAACATCGGTTCCACCGTCGTCTAcaacgccatcatctccGTCGCCGTCTCTGGTCTATACTCTTCCTACCTCATTTCAGCATCTCTCCTGCTCTACCGTCGATGCGGCAAGGGCTACAAGATGCCTGATCCCAGCGCACTTCCCGCCCTGGCCGACACTACTGCTGGCGAGGGTCAGACTCTGGCTTGGGGTCCATGGCACGTCCCTGGCATTttcggcatcatcaacaacacatTTGCATGCCTTTTCATGATCATCATCTGGTTCTTCAGCTTCTGGCCCCCGCAGACTCCTGTTGACGCCGCCTCCATGAACTATTCGTCTCTGATGACAGGTGGAGTTACTCTTCTTAGCATTGTATACTACCTTGTCTGGGCCAAGAGGGAGTACAAGGGACCTCAGATGGAGGTTTAGGACAGATCATTTCCAATCATAACATAGCATAGCATAGCATAGCATTGTGAAGTTAGTAGCATCTCGACCGTCAATACAAATGTCTTTACTGGATCACGTTGGCCACATATGCGCAACCAATCGCCAAGTCGGTGTGTTCAAAGGTTTTCTTATATCTGAAATAAGGCGACAACTTGGAATTCTCCAAAATTTCGAGCTAGAGGGGAGGAATGTTGCGGCGCTTAATCCATCACTGGCCAGGTCTTGGTTCAAGACACGAATGCTCTCGAGATGAGGGGAGAGGCAAAATGCATCATAACCCCTTTGTCAGAACGGGGCACGGACTCCCCTGCCAGAGTAGCCTGTGTTCATGTTCCCATCATTGAATCCTTTGGTCTCGTACGACGTTCATGGGCTCTTCCAATGGTCATTCTTCTTTGTTTCTTTATCCTCTGTCGACTCGAAGAAAGGGATGGACGATGACAAACGCTAACCTAGGCTGTCCTGTAGCAGGCTGCATGCCGTCATTAAAAGTAGAAAAACAAAGGAAAATGAGAAGTGACTGTAAACAAGAGGACAGATCAAAAAGGACATTGACCACGCGCCAAGTCTATCAATATCAAATGATGTACCTTTGCATCTCGAAATCATATCTTCACACCAGCAAACCCAGCATCGTCTTAAGCACCGGTTCAAAAGCACCACATCCTTCGGCAACAGTTCGACTTGAGTTCATTCCCCACGATCAACAATGACCTAGTTCTTGTGGAAATGATATTTGTTTTCTTTGTGATGTGCCGGTTTGAATAAAGAAAATTAGGACTTGGCACGATAACTCACGTTGTTCACAAATTGAGCTACTTATGAGACCCTTGCGACAATGGGAGATGGTAAGGAACAAAAGCAAAATACGACAGCCTAGAATAGAACATATTAACATAAAAGTTCATTTTTCGTAAAGTCCCATGATCTATAAAAGGCTATAGCTAGGTATCAGCAAGGCGACAGGTCACCCATACCAGGACTGATTCAAAAGCCCTAAAAGCCCCAGAGCCTCTGCTGGGAACTTTGACTGTGTCTTGGCTGACCAAAATTACATACATGATGGAGATCAGTAAATCAAGAGCCATGCTCTACCAAAAACTCCAAGAAGAATTCGAGTTCGGCGATGTAGTcaccttcatcttcatcatcctcttaATCGCCTACGTTGTTCTGAGGATGGTAATCTTGGCTAGGAGAACAATATGTTTCTTTCTTTGGATGTTCTTGCTTTCATTGGCGGCTACGTGTATTCTGTTTTCCATGAAATCCCAAGAGAAGGGGCGTCGATAGAAAAATTCCCACCAGTTGTCAAAGTGCCCCTcgagccaaagccaaaaGTCCAACAGCCCGTTCGGTGGAGGCGCAACATGACTTCGTAAAGACACAAGACTCGACCACGTGGTGGCTTTCAGTGGATATGTCTCGGTGAGCTTTGAGGATGGCCAAGGAACCAGTATGTTTTAAAATGAGAATAAAAACCACAAAGTTGATGAACGATTCTGTTGTTAAAACGTGAACACTAGTGGATGGCCAAGTGAGCACATCGGACATCTACTTCTTTCTAAATCAACAAGTGACTCGTGGTTAATCAAGAACTAGAAGGCTTATCGGGACAGTCCACCAGGCGCTGTAGCGAGAGTTAATTGTGATAAGGATACCTTTCAATACTGCGTTGCTTTATCATCCCTATAAGATCTACGATAGTCACTCATAATTAGATTCTAGATAACTAATACTATCTAAGGCAACCAGTTTGCTACCCGTGAAGCCTTAGCCCATTCAAAAGTCGTTGGACACCACTTCATGTATTCTTAATCATGTGTCTTGATGATCCAAGTGGCGGAATAGCAGGCGATTCAATCTTTCAGGTGTGTTGAGACTACCTACATTCAGTTTCTCGAGATAGAACGTCTGGAGGCCTGCGAGGATTAAATTCTTATCTAAATGTGTAAACTACTTAACAAAGCCGCTCAGTTGCTAATTATATTCTGTCATATTTTGAACCATTTTCTTTGTCGTTATGGCTGATAGCCTCCTTTGATGACACCATAAAGAGAAACCAAGAGAGACTTGGCCTGAAGAGAATTTGCAGGCTTTTATGTGGCCATCATTCTTTGTTTCTTTACACCCAGTTACCTGTGGGTAGATGCAATATGCACGCGATGCGGCAGATTCGGGTGCTCTTTGATCATCTGGCTTACAAAGCCCTTTTTCACAAAGGGCGGAAGAACGAAGGAAAGAAATGATTCGATTGTACATGTTGGATTAGGTAGACACGAATGGACATAAATGACTGTTATACATCACATCTCACTGACTATCAGAGACCGTATCCAGAACACCAAGACACAACAGTCTACATCTGATTCAACGCCTATTCAAAAACCACTACATCCTTCATTCGAAATTCAGTCTGAGTTTGAACTACCACCATCTTGAACAACATAAACATCCAGCAAAAGCCATGGCCAACCAAACCCGCCAAGAACCATTCTCGCCCGAGGCCACTATTTTGgccttcatcttgatcttcATTTTCGAGATGATAATGTCCGTTGCGAGGCCTATGATGTTATTCCTTCAAATCTATTTCCTGGCGATCGTGGGGCGGTATCTTCTTATCTCCTTCATCGagagttgaagttgatggaaGGGGGGCCAGCGACAGAGGAAAAATTGCGAGTTGTGTGCGGCCGTGTCTTCGGAGGGAGAACCAGTGGCATGAATGGTCCGCTCGCTTGATGGGCAACATGGCTTCATGGCGCCTGTTTCTTCCGTGACAACATGGGGgtaccttttttttttttttttttttttttttggaaCACTGACAATTATGTTGGTGACCGGCGAGGGTATTTAAAGACCTAGCATGTGCTAGAATTagaaaaggagaagaaaaaacgCGATTCTTTACCAAGTGTATTTCCAACAAGTAGAAGTGAATTGTTCCCGTTGAATATCAGCTGTGTTGGTCCGTCAGTAACAATAACAAGGGCCAAATGCCAACACGGTGATGCTGGTACTGAAATATGTGGCCGTTTCTAGCGTATCGGACAAAGCTATTAATGTTTAAATGGCAGACAACCAGTCTTGAACAAGCGCGTTAAAGTGATCGGGTTCTTGCACAAAGAGCCAATGCCCAGCAGCTAACAGCTCAAGCCTATCTTTGTCCCCAACACCCAGCTCCCTttccttggccaagttggtATCGTCTGAAAAAACTACCAGCCGCGGAGCCATTCTTCTCGTTGGCCAAAAGGTCCTGCCTGTCTCCCATGTGCAATATGCCGGCTCCAGCGAATTCTGGTATCCTGTCTGATACACAACCCATTCGGGTGTCCCAAGAAGTCTCATACGGTGCCATGTTTTGAGCCACTCTGGTCCAACGGTAGATGAAAATATGGGTTCAAGCACTTGCCGCGCCCTTTCATGCTCCATCATTGCACAGAACGCCGAGTACCGCGCAGCTGGATTGTAATACATGGGACTAATGAGGATGAGGGCCTTCACTAGTTTAGGCGAGCGTACGGCGATAAGTGATGCGAcaagacagccaagggaGTGTCCGACGACAATGGCCGGCTCAGTGATGTTGAGGTGCTTGAGCAGAGCCACCGCGTCGTCACTGGTTACTTCTGCACGCAGCTGCTCGGGGCTGGACTCAGGAGGCAAGGAGGAGCGCCCATTACCTCGATAGTCGAATGCAATGATTTGGTAGCCGAGGGCCTTGAAGAACGGGATCTGAAAGATGAAGTCTTGGCTGTCGCATGCCCAGCCGTGGAGGAAAAGGACAGGGGGGCCCTGGCCTTCAGAGACGTAAAATAAAGAGACGTTGTCTCTGACAAGGTGTGGCATCATGAGGTGTATCAGATCGACTTGGGCTTGTTTGGGCAAAAAATCCATGCGGGGGAGTAGAGTTTTATAACTTCTGACAGGCAAGACACCGCGCATCCTCGGCTCCATTTATCGTCCGCGCTGATTGTAGGAGTGCGTCATCGTCAGCATTAAGCCTTGAGCCTCACGCTAGTTAAGGGCAATTTCTTCAAATCAAGACGCTGCATTTGAAGTAGGGACCATGAATCTATTCCAATCCGAGTAAGGACATGGGCCGGACTGATTCACTTGGGCCACAAAGTTGAGACGACAAGAGAGGAGCCAAGCATACTAGCCAACCAAGCCATTCTCGGTTGATGCCCGGAGTCCGCCTCCGATGATACTAGTAAATGCCAATGGGAGATGGTTAAATAAAGACCCTAGGTCGAATAAACCATTGCAGGGATTCAGTTGTCCTTATGCTAATGAATCATGAGCACGAATCTCACACAACCCGCTTTGGCATTGGATCAAATAAAGTTGCCAAAGCTACCTAGGTATTCAACAGGAAACCGGTCATAGTGTAACCAGAGGGAAATGTAACACGATGCAGTTCAATTTGAGAAATGAAATGTAGGATTATGATGTGAATTACTTATGCCCCCAAAAAATAGAGCCTGCTCAACGATGATCTCCTGACGCTCAAACTCATTTTGTCGCTAATTCTGAAGCTTGATCTCAATAAACTGGTGCAGCGCCCCAGGCACATTGGAAACAGAAGTAATCTCCAGCCtcttgtcgaccttggccagCAGACTCTTCCAGTCCTCCAGGCTACGCTCCAAGGAGTTGAACGCATTCAGCATCTGAAGGTCGGCCGCACTCATCATGCGGCCAAGAGTCTTGAAGGGAAGAGCATCAGTGTCTGGTGGAGCCACGAGCTCGACTAAAACAACACTGGATCCTGACTCCAGATGTGGGACCAGAGGTGTTAGGACCTTGGCAGCGTACTTGTCGGGCCAGTCATGCAGGATTGTCTTAAGCATGTACACTTGACCATTGGTGTTTTGAGGAGTGAAGAAGTCACGCGCTTCAAAGGTGACACGGgacttgagctcctcgggCAGTCGCTCGTCGAAAGCAGCCTTGACTTCAGGAAGGTCTTGAACAACAAACTTCAAGTCTGGGAATGTCTTGGCCAGATGGCTGGCATCATGGCCACTGGAGCCACCAATCTGAGACATGTTAGTAAAGCCTATGAGGAATAGCAGTGAAGGGAAGGActcacatcaacaacagtAGCTTCGCCGAGCTGGGCCCAGTCATAGCCTGTGCTCAAGAGGTCCTCAATCTTGATAGATGATGTAGAGGCGGCAGCTTGCATACTCTCAGCAAACTTGGTAGCTCGCCATCCCTTGGGCTTGCCCTCGACATCGCGATTCAAGTAATCCCAGAACGACTCGGGCTTGTCCAGCCTGTCAATGTTGGCAACAGCGAAGCTGCTCTCCAAAAGCTCCTCGCTCCACGTTTCCTTCCCAGAGCCGTACTTTCGGAATGCTTCAGGCATGTGGACAGTACCCGGTCTGGTTTCGTGGAAGTTGTGTCGGAGCCAAGACCTCATGAGGGGATTCTTGACGGGAAGGGCAGAGAGAGATGTGTGCACGATCTTGTCTGGTGCGTTGGGGTCCACGGCAAAGAACCGGATAGAGATGGCGTACTTGAGAACACGACGAACAAGACTCTCTGGAAGGCCGACCTTGGCGGCAATCTCTGCACGTGTTGCCGATCCATCCAATGGCACAGCGTTCCAAAAGTCAAACTCGTTAAGGATGTCCATGGTGGCTGAATCGTAGTTCATCTGTTTAGGTTAGTCGCGGCATTTCAATACTGAGAGGTAGACGAACAAAGAAAGGAGTCATGAAAGATACGTCCGTCGGGCCTAGAGTAAGACGGTGAATAtcgttgatggcatcgagcAACACCATACGAAGACCCATGACTTCTGGAGACTTTGGATACTCTGCAAGACTAtccaaggcaaaggaagGAGCGGCATGCCCGCCTTTCTCAAGCGTTGCCGCGAGGGCATTCGCGGTTTGAGAGATGGACTCAGCCAGACTGGTCAAAGAGGGTTGCTGCTTGTCGGCCATTTTTTCAAATGCTTAGAGTTTGTTGAATTGATTATCATGTTCCTACGGACTTCATGTCAAGATATATGTCTACTGCGGAGCAGATCGTATGCGTTGGCCAAGAAAAGGACCTTGGTTTTAGCCGAGCATCAGCTCGTCGACTCACAGCTAACGTAGTCAGCACTACTCCAAACCTGGCAAGCGAGATGCAAATCAGCGCGGACATGAAGCCTCATGTGGATTAGCAGATTCGTAAGCGGCCGGGAAACCCTGGTTAAGTAGTCCGATAACGCCAATCAGCAAGCAGGTTCAACTTGACAACAGGTTCTGCGCGGGTAGGGCTGAATGCCGTTGGACCAGCGTGACCACCGACAGCGTTTGAGTCTTCCTCCTGCTTCCCGCTGACTTTCTTATTCGTCAAGTTACAGGAATTGCCGCTTGGCAGCCAGGACAAAGTCCCTTCTCATCCGGAAGTAGAAGGCTGAATGGCTTAACTAGGGCTGATCTGACAGCACCGAAAGACATCGGTCGCATTCCGGATAGCTTCATGGTAGTCTCTCTGACCAGTTATACCATTTCGAGCCTGGTGGCTGCCGCTTAGCTGATACTCCTTCAACTGTTGGCTGATGCCTCATTCCGGACCTTATCTGATTCCTGAGCTTAGATGGTTGCGTTGCATATGCATGCCGTGAGAAATGAAAGCAGACAAGTCATTTTAAACCAAACGCTCCCAGTCGCTCTCAATACTGAGCAACAGTGGTTCTCCTTGTTTCCATCACGCCCTAGAACATGTATGGACCGCTTGAGGATTAGGGGCTGATACTCATTTTCTTTTGAAGATGCACGCTTTTTCTCAGACTATCTATCATGCAcgtttcctcctcctggttCCCATGCGTCGTGAAATCAATGGCCACCGGCCGTGTTGGAGTTGTCTGCACAAGTCCAAGGTCCTGTCTCTCCATTTTGTTTCAAGCTGTCCATGATACCAACCACCGACCCGTACGTGCCGGCAACCACCATGAAGGTGCCTGAGATGATAATAAAGACGCTCCAGGCGACCATAAGGCACCATTTAAGAgacttggtcttcttgccTGCAGTCCAATTATCGTAAAGCCACATACAACCGTAGGGTTGGAAACACATAAAAGTACCAAGTAAAGCACCAATTAGCGAAACAAGCCCCCCAAACACGGGGATGCTGCTCGCGATGATGTACGCAATGATGGTGACTCCTCCAGTACATGCCAACCAGGTGCCCCAATGCACCGCactgttggagttgaggtgCTTTGTGCCACGGAGGAGTCGAATAAAGAGATACTTGGCCGGGATCTATGCATAAGACCAATTAGCATCTGCACATAGGAAAGCCCACCATCACTCACATGTGTCA
This region of Fusarium keratoplasticum isolate Fu6.1 chromosome 7, whole genome shotgun sequence genomic DNA includes:
- a CDS encoding Methyltransf-2 domain-containing protein, yielding MADKQQPSLTSLAESISQTANALAATLEKGGHAAPSFALDSLAEYPKSPEVMGLRMVLLDAINDIHRLTLGPTDVSFMTPFFMNYDSATMDILNEFDFWNAVPLDGSATRAEIAAKVGLPESLVRRVLKYAISIRFFAVDPNAPDKIVHTSLSALPVKNPLMRSWLRHNFHETRPGTVHMPEAFRKYGSGKETWSEELLESSFAVANIDRLDKPESFWDYLNRDVEGKPKGWRATKFAESMQAAASTSSIKIEDLLSTGYDWAQLGEATVVDIGGSSGHDASHLAKTFPDLKFVVQDLPEVKAAFDERLPEELKSRVTFEARDFFTPQNTNGQVYMLKTILHDWPDKYAAKVLTPLVPHLESGSSVVLVELVAPPDTDALPFKTLGRMMSAADLQMLNAFNSLERSLEDWKSLLAKVDKRLEITSVSNVPGALHQFIEIKLQN